One part of the [Synechococcus] sp. NIES-970 genome encodes these proteins:
- a CDS encoding SAM-dependent methyltransferase — MPETTATPHYHVEDAVLSRYQAGAQEHEPSLCCPTEYQDVHYLDVIPEEILTKDYGCGDPTRYAKPGDVVLDLGSGAGKNCYMVAQKVGPTGQVIGVDFNDVMLNLARKYQGAIAKKIGFQNTEFVKGKIQDLKLPLAPLQAWLQKNPINTIEDVARYEAEGDRLRAESPLIADESIDLVISNCVLNLVKPSDKRQLFQEIHRVLKKGGRAVISDIVCDEPPSEKILNDPELWSGCIAGAFLEAEFLQMFEAAGFYGVEILSYAPEPWQTIDGIEFRSMTVRAYKGKEGICLERNQAVIYKGPWQQIQDDDGHTYCRGERMAVCDKTFQLLTSPDGPYAGQFIPVPPYQEIPLEAAPEFNCQAKARRSPQVTKGEDYHLTQLNGDTACCTPESCC; from the coding sequence ATGCCAGAAACTACTGCTACGCCTCACTACCATGTTGAAGATGCTGTCCTGAGCCGTTATCAAGCGGGTGCCCAGGAGCATGAGCCGAGTCTCTGTTGTCCGACGGAATACCAGGATGTCCATTATTTGGATGTGATTCCTGAAGAAATTTTGACGAAAGACTATGGCTGCGGTGATCCGACCCGCTATGCAAAACCGGGGGATGTGGTCTTGGATCTTGGGTCTGGGGCAGGGAAAAACTGCTACATGGTCGCCCAGAAGGTGGGGCCGACGGGGCAGGTGATTGGCGTTGATTTTAATGATGTGATGTTAAATCTCGCCCGTAAATACCAAGGGGCGATCGCCAAAAAAATTGGCTTTCAGAATACAGAATTTGTCAAAGGCAAAATCCAGGATTTAAAGCTACCCCTCGCCCCACTCCAGGCTTGGCTCCAGAAAAATCCGATTAACACCATCGAAGATGTGGCCCGCTACGAAGCAGAAGGCGATCGCCTCCGGGCCGAATCTCCTTTAATTGCCGACGAAAGTATTGATCTGGTCATTTCCAACTGCGTTTTAAATCTGGTTAAACCCAGCGACAAACGGCAACTGTTCCAGGAAATTCACCGGGTCCTGAAAAAAGGGGGCCGGGCTGTCATCTCGGATATTGTTTGCGACGAGCCACCCAGCGAAAAAATCCTCAACGATCCCGAGCTATGGAGTGGTTGTATTGCTGGGGCTTTCCTCGAAGCAGAGTTTTTGCAAATGTTTGAAGCAGCGGGTTTTTATGGGGTCGAAATTCTCAGCTATGCCCCAGAGCCCTGGCAAACCATCGACGGCATCGAATTTCGCTCTATGACTGTGCGGGCCTACAAGGGTAAAGAAGGGATTTGTCTCGAACGCAATCAGGCTGTCATTTACAAAGGCCCCTGGCAACAGATCCAAGATGACGATGGGCACACCTATTGTCGAGGCGAAAGAATGGCCGTGTGCGATAAAACCTTCCAGCTTTTGACCAGTCCCGACGGCCCCTACGCCGGACAATTTATCCCCGTTCCCCCCTACCAAGAAATCCCCCTCGAAGCAGCGCCAGAGTTCAATTGCCAGGCCAAGGCCCGTCGCTCTCCCCAAGTCACCAAAGGCGAAGACTATCACCTCACCCAATTGAATGGTGATACTGCTTGTTGCACGCCCGAGAGCTGTTGCTAA
- the ribD gene encoding riboflavin biosynthesis protein RibD, which translates to MTPNAAPVGTDFDRAMMQRCITLAKQAAGRTAPNPMVGAVVVKDGQIIGEGFHPGAGQPHAEVFALREAGEAARGATIYVSLEPCNHHGRTPPCSQAVVKAGVKKVVVGMVDPNPLVAGGGLQTLRDAGIEVLVGVEEAACRELNAGFIWRMLHKRPFGILKYAMTLDGKIATTTGHSAWITHQETRNQVYDLRSRCDAVIVGGNTVRLDNPYLTTHALTPHNPLRVVVSQSLDLPDDRHLWDVTIAPTVVITQATANLEMQDFLRQRGVEVVHIDPVSPDGVMQYLYDQGCLQVLWECGGTLAAAAIASGSIQKVMAFIAPKIIGGQGAPTPVGNLGLTLMDQAIALENVQLQSIGHDFLLTGDLPNLEK; encoded by the coding sequence ATGACCCCAAATGCCGCCCCCGTTGGAACCGATTTTGATCGTGCCATGATGCAACGGTGCATTACCCTGGCAAAGCAGGCAGCGGGCAGAACAGCACCCAACCCAATGGTGGGAGCCGTTGTCGTTAAAGATGGTCAAATTATTGGCGAAGGTTTTCACCCAGGGGCAGGGCAACCCCACGCGGAGGTGTTTGCCCTCCGGGAAGCGGGGGAAGCGGCCCGAGGTGCCACTATCTATGTGAGCTTAGAACCCTGTAATCACCATGGCAGAACACCCCCCTGTAGTCAGGCGGTGGTCAAAGCCGGCGTTAAAAAAGTCGTGGTGGGGATGGTGGATCCGAATCCGCTCGTTGCTGGGGGCGGCTTACAAACCCTCAGGGATGCAGGCATTGAAGTGCTAGTGGGCGTTGAAGAAGCGGCTTGCCGGGAACTGAATGCGGGCTTTATTTGGCGGATGCTACACAAGCGGCCATTTGGCATCTTGAAATATGCGATGACCCTTGATGGCAAAATTGCGACGACCACGGGCCATAGCGCTTGGATTACCCACCAGGAAACGCGCAATCAGGTGTATGACCTCCGCTCCCGCTGTGATGCGGTGATTGTCGGGGGAAACACAGTACGCCTTGATAATCCGTACCTAACCACCCATGCACTGACGCCCCATAATCCTTTGCGGGTGGTCGTCAGTCAGTCTCTAGATCTGCCAGACGATCGCCATTTGTGGGATGTAACCATCGCACCAACGGTGGTGATTACCCAAGCAACCGCCAACCTAGAAATGCAGGATTTTTTACGGCAACGGGGAGTAGAAGTAGTACACATTGATCCAGTTTCCCCCGATGGGGTGATGCAATACCTCTATGACCAGGGCTGTTTGCAGGTGTTGTGGGAATGTGGTGGCACCTTGGCGGCAGCGGCGATCGCCTCGGGCAGCATCCAAAAGGTGATGGCTTTTATCGCCCCGAAAATTATTGGTGGCCAAGGGGCACCGACCCCTGTAGGTAACTTGGGTTTAACGTTGATGGACCAGGCGATCGCCCTCGAAAATGTCCAACTTCAATCCATTGGCCATGATTTCTTGTTGACTGGCGATCTTCCTAATTTGGAAAAATAA
- a CDS encoding hypothetical protein (protein of unknown function DUF86) produces the protein MSRSLRLYLNDILTSIEKIQSYAKNLTYEELCEDSQTIDAIAHNLQIIGEATKQIPNSLREQYPQIEWKKIAGLRDIIAHTYFRINTKIVWSIVQTKLNPLQACIQLMLEDRNLF, from the coding sequence ATGTCCCGTAGCCTTCGCCTCTATCTCAATGATATTCTGACGAGCATCGAAAAAATCCAAAGCTATGCCAAAAATCTGACCTATGAAGAGCTTTGTGAAGACAGTCAAACTATTGATGCGATCGCCCACAATTTACAAATTATTGGCGAAGCAACAAAACAAATTCCCAATTCTCTACGCGAGCAATATCCACAAATTGAATGGAAGAAGATTGCTGGCTTGAGGGATATTATTGCTCATACTTATTTCCGTATCAATACCAAAATTGTCTGGAGCATCGTGCAAACGAAATTAAATCCCCTTCAAGCTTGCATTCAACTTATGCTTGAAGATAGGAATCTTTTTTAG
- a CDS encoding DNA polymerase beta domain protein region, which yields MKPEILKQSFVIAHLTKYRDQLEKFGVKSLALFGSTARDEATIDSDLDFLVEFDTELTFDIYMDFKFFLEELFNRRVDLVIKEDLKPQIRENILKQAIYVP from the coding sequence ATGAAACCCGAAATACTGAAGCAAAGTTTTGTCATTGCTCACCTTACCAAGTACCGCGATCAGCTCGAAAAATTTGGGGTGAAGTCACTTGCTCTATTTGGTTCTACTGCCCGTGACGAAGCGACTATCGATAGTGATTTAGATTTTCTGGTGGAGTTTGACACCGAACTCACATTCGATATCTATATGGATTTTAAGTTTTTTCTTGAGGAGCTATTTAACCGCAGAGTAGATCTCGTTATCAAAGAAGATCTCAAACCTCAAATTAGAGAAAATATCCTTAAACAAGCAATTTATGTCCCGTAG
- the uvrA gene encoding excinuclease ABC, A subunit, with protein sequence MSKSDQIRIRGARQHNLKNVDLDLPRNQLIVFTGVSGSGKSSLAFDTIFAEGQRRYVESLSAYARQFLGQLDKPDVDAIEGLSPAISIDQKSTSHNPRSTVGTVTEIADYLRLLFGRAGEPHCPHCDRPIAPQTIDEMCDRVLDLADRTKFQLLAPVVRHQKGTHKKTLSSIAAEGFARVRINGETRELSDNISLNKNHYHTIEIVVDRLVKKEGIQERLVDSLTTCLKHSEGTAIVDLMDTGEHIVFSENFACPEHGAVMEELSPRLFSFNSPYGACPACHGLGSHRRFSPELVIPDPTQALYAAIAPWSEKENTYYLSLLYNLGQNFGFEIQTPWEKLSKEHQDILLYGTEEPIWFEEESRYGIGKGYFRHYSGILKLLERNYEDTNSEAIKEKLEKYLVNQPCEVCHGKRLKPEALSVRLGQYNIDELTSVSIRDCLERVENLQLSDRQKLIGELALKEIRARLKFLLDVGLDYLTLDRAAMTLSGGEAQRIRLATQIGAGLTGVLYVLDEPSIGLHQRDNERLLNTLQKLRDLGNTLIVVEHDEDTIRTADHIVDIGPKAGVHGGEIVFQGSFDKFLKNKKSLTSAYLSGRCAIETPAERRAGNGGRLRLEHCTKNNLKDITVEIPLGKLVSVTGVSGSGKSTLINELLYPALQHSLNRNVPFPKNLGGVKGLKSVDKVIVIDQSPIGRTPRSNPATYTGIFDPIRNLFAETVEAKTRGYKKGQFSFNVKGGRCEACGGQGVNVIEMNFLPDVYVQCEVCKGARYNRETLQVKFKGYSIADVLNMTVEEALGVFENITAAATRLQTLVDVGLGYIRLGQPAPTLSGGEAQRVKLASELARRATGKTLYLIDEPTTGLSFYDVHHLLNVLQRLVDKGNSVLVIEHNLDVIRCSDWLIDLGPEGGDRGGEILVTGTPEVVAQHPQSHTARFLKPLLTEKK encoded by the coding sequence ATGAGCAAATCCGACCAAATCCGCATCCGTGGCGCAAGGCAGCATAACCTCAAAAATGTGGATCTCGATTTGCCCCGCAATCAGTTGATTGTGTTTACGGGGGTGTCAGGATCGGGGAAATCCTCCCTGGCTTTTGATACCATTTTCGCCGAGGGACAGCGGCGCTATGTGGAATCCCTCAGTGCCTATGCCCGCCAATTCTTGGGCCAGCTCGACAAACCCGATGTGGACGCCATCGAAGGGCTGAGTCCAGCGATCTCCATTGACCAAAAATCCACCTCCCACAATCCCCGCTCCACCGTCGGCACCGTCACGGAAATTGCCGATTATCTGCGTCTGCTCTTTGGCCGCGCCGGGGAGCCCCACTGCCCCCATTGCGATCGCCCCATTGCTCCCCAGACCATTGATGAAATGTGCGATCGCGTTTTAGACTTGGCGGACCGCACTAAATTTCAGTTGCTGGCCCCGGTGGTGCGCCACCAAAAAGGCACCCACAAAAAGACCCTATCGAGCATTGCCGCTGAAGGGTTTGCCCGGGTGAGAATTAATGGTGAAACCCGCGAATTGAGTGACAATATTTCCCTCAATAAAAATCACTATCACACCATTGAAATTGTCGTCGATCGCCTTGTCAAAAAAGAAGGCATTCAGGAACGTTTAGTTGATTCTTTAACCACCTGTTTAAAGCATTCTGAAGGGACGGCAATTGTTGACTTAATGGACACTGGTGAACACATTGTCTTCTCCGAAAACTTTGCCTGCCCCGAACATGGCGCAGTGATGGAGGAGCTATCCCCCCGCCTATTTTCTTTTAATTCCCCCTATGGTGCTTGCCCTGCCTGTCATGGTTTAGGAAGTCACCGGCGCTTTTCTCCAGAACTGGTGATCCCCGACCCGACCCAAGCGCTCTACGCGGCGATCGCCCCCTGGTCCGAAAAGGAAAATACCTATTATTTATCACTGCTGTATAACCTGGGGCAAAACTTCGGTTTTGAGATCCAGACCCCCTGGGAAAAACTCAGTAAAGAACACCAAGATATTTTGCTCTATGGCACCGAGGAACCGATTTGGTTTGAGGAAGAATCCCGCTACGGTATTGGTAAAGGTTATTTCCGCCATTATTCAGGAATTCTAAAACTTTTAGAACGCAACTATGAAGACACCAATTCTGAGGCGATCAAAGAAAAATTAGAAAAATATCTGGTGAATCAGCCCTGCGAAGTGTGCCACGGCAAACGCCTCAAACCAGAAGCCCTTTCTGTTCGCCTCGGCCAATACAACATCGATGAGCTGACCAGTGTCTCGATCCGTGATTGCCTCGAACGGGTGGAAAATCTCCAGTTAAGCGATCGCCAAAAATTAATCGGTGAACTCGCCCTCAAAGAAATCCGTGCCCGCCTCAAATTTCTCCTGGATGTGGGCCTCGATTATCTCACCCTCGACCGGGCGGCCATGACCCTCTCCGGCGGCGAAGCCCAGCGGATTCGCCTGGCCACCCAAATCGGTGCAGGGTTGACGGGGGTTTTGTACGTCCTTGATGAACCCAGCATTGGCCTCCACCAACGGGACAATGAGCGGCTACTCAATACCCTGCAAAAACTGCGGGATTTGGGCAATACTCTCATTGTCGTGGAGCATGACGAAGATACGATTCGCACGGCAGATCACATTGTTGATATCGGCCCGAAAGCAGGTGTCCATGGCGGAGAAATTGTTTTCCAGGGCAGTTTTGACAAGTTCCTCAAAAATAAAAAATCCCTCACCAGTGCCTATCTTTCTGGCCGATGTGCCATTGAAACCCCGGCAGAACGGCGCGCAGGAAATGGCGGACGTTTACGCCTAGAACATTGCACAAAAAATAACCTCAAGGACATCACCGTCGAAATTCCCCTCGGTAAATTGGTGTCAGTAACTGGGGTATCAGGTTCTGGGAAGTCGACGCTCATTAATGAATTGCTCTATCCAGCCCTGCAACATAGCCTGAATCGCAATGTCCCTTTCCCAAAAAATTTAGGCGGCGTCAAGGGTTTAAAGTCCGTTGATAAAGTGATCGTCATTGATCAATCTCCCATTGGCCGGACGCCCCGCTCCAACCCCGCTACCTACACAGGCATTTTCGACCCAATTCGGAATCTCTTTGCAGAAACGGTAGAAGCCAAAACCCGTGGTTATAAAAAAGGCCAGTTTTCCTTTAACGTCAAGGGCGGTCGCTGTGAAGCCTGTGGCGGCCAAGGAGTGAACGTCATTGAGATGAATTTTCTGCCTGATGTCTATGTGCAGTGCGAAGTGTGCAAAGGAGCCAGATATAACCGAGAAACTCTCCAGGTGAAATTTAAGGGCTATTCCATCGCCGATGTGCTGAATATGACCGTAGAAGAGGCCCTGGGAGTATTTGAAAATATTACGGCGGCGGCAACCAGGCTCCAAACTTTGGTGGATGTGGGCTTGGGCTATATTCGCCTGGGCCAACCCGCACCAACTCTCTCTGGGGGAGAAGCACAACGGGTAAAACTGGCCTCAGAGCTAGCGCGACGGGCCACGGGTAAAACTTTGTACCTGATCGATGAACCCACAACGGGGCTTTCTTTTTATGATGTGCACCACTTGCTTAATGTGTTGCAACGGCTAGTAGACAAAGGCAATTCTGTCCTCGTGATTGAGCATAACTTGGATGTGATCCGCTGTAGTGATTGGCTCATTGACCTCGGGCCAGAGGGAGGCGATCGCGGTGGAGAAATTCTCGTAACGGGGACGCCGGAAGTGGTAGCCCAGCATCCCCAATCCCACACGGCACGTTTCTTAAAGCCTTTATTAACAGAGAAAAAATAG
- a CDS encoding putative pseudouridine synthase — protein MLNQGWVYRDRVKPAWAGLSVLDFYAQNYRHSTRTEWATRIEKQQIFVDGKPALWGQILAANQTLEYHRKPWEEPDVPLNFSILHQDPHFWIIEKPAGLPVMPAGNFLENTLLGQLKTQFPQENLAPIHRLGRGTSGLMILGRSPLGKQHLTQQLREHQITKIYRALIPAGDYPDQVTIKTPIGKVAHLTLGTIFAAKVDGLFAHSEMQVLQRFDDLSLVQVQIFTGRPHQIRIHMAAIGYPLVGDPLYLPGGLPKVANGDQRTALPGDCGYFLNAHYLQFMHPSGQQAVEFFSQMEFPPARS, from the coding sequence ATGCTGAATCAAGGTTGGGTGTATCGAGACCGGGTCAAACCCGCTTGGGCAGGTTTGTCCGTCCTAGATTTTTATGCTCAAAATTACCGCCATTCAACGCGGACAGAATGGGCAACACGGATTGAAAAACAACAAATCTTTGTCGATGGCAAACCTGCGCTCTGGGGGCAAATTTTAGCGGCAAATCAAACCTTGGAATATCATCGCAAACCTTGGGAAGAGCCAGATGTGCCGTTAAATTTTTCAATCTTGCATCAAGATCCTCACTTTTGGATCATTGAAAAACCGGCGGGTTTACCGGTGATGCCGGCGGGAAACTTTTTAGAAAATACCCTTTTGGGGCAGCTCAAAACCCAATTTCCCCAGGAAAATCTGGCGCCGATTCATCGTCTCGGGCGGGGGACATCGGGGTTGATGATCCTCGGGCGATCGCCTCTGGGCAAGCAACATTTAACCCAGCAATTGCGGGAGCACCAAATTACGAAAATTTACCGCGCCCTGATTCCAGCGGGAGACTATCCCGACCAAGTGACGATTAAAACTCCCATCGGGAAAGTTGCTCACTTAACTTTAGGAACGATTTTTGCAGCAAAAGTGGATGGCCTATTTGCCCACAGCGAAATGCAGGTGTTGCAACGATTCGATGATTTATCTCTGGTGCAGGTGCAGATTTTTACTGGACGTCCCCACCAAATCCGCATTCACATGGCGGCGATCGGCTATCCCCTTGTGGGCGACCCGCTCTATCTGCCTGGGGGACTCCCCAAAGTTGCGAATGGTGACCAACGGACGGCCTTACCGGGGGATTGTGGTTACTTTTTAAATGCCCACTATTTGCAGTTTATGCACCCAAGCGGACAGCAGGCAGTCGAATTTTTCTCCCAGATGGAATTTCCGCCTGCCCGATCGTAG
- the dnaJ_2 gene encoding chaperone protein dnaJ, with translation MNNLRNYYEILGVPRNASSEEIKRAFRRLARRYHPDVNPGDKVAEEKFKDLNEAYEVLSDDVRRSQYDQFSRAMGGKYSRPGFSRPNRPQRNDFSQFANIGTVSPFGDKDRQQSTARVRSTNYDDFRPGTTKTTKVATPKSPSKRDVEARLTLPLEKAYRGGRERIRLEDGRSLEVEMPPHMVDGQRIRLRNQGINGGDLYLKITVAAHPFFEVQGADIYCQVPLSPSEAVLGGSIEIPTIDGLVKMTVPKGVKPGQRLRLANKGYPRSSGNRGDQLVEVQLVLPPEITEEEKALYEKLREVESFNPRKNIYQYS, from the coding sequence ATGAACAATTTGCGTAACTACTATGAAATTTTAGGTGTACCCCGCAATGCTTCCAGCGAGGAGATTAAGCGGGCTTTTCGGCGGCTGGCACGGCGATATCATCCGGATGTCAACCCCGGAGACAAGGTCGCAGAGGAAAAATTCAAAGACCTCAATGAGGCCTACGAAGTCCTTTCCGATGATGTGCGGCGATCGCAATATGATCAATTCAGCCGGGCCATGGGTGGAAAATATAGTCGCCCTGGTTTTTCTCGCCCTAATCGGCCCCAACGCAATGATTTCAGTCAATTTGCCAATATTGGCACAGTGAGTCCCTTTGGAGACAAAGACCGCCAACAGTCTACGGCTCGGGTACGCAGCACAAACTATGACGATTTTCGTCCTGGCACAACGAAAACAACCAAAGTGGCGACGCCCAAATCCCCCTCGAAACGAGATGTGGAAGCTCGCCTAACACTCCCCCTCGAAAAAGCCTACCGGGGTGGCCGGGAACGGATTCGCCTCGAAGACGGGCGATCGCTTGAAGTCGAAATGCCGCCCCACATGGTCGATGGTCAGCGGATTCGGCTGCGCAATCAAGGTATTAACGGCGGCGATTTATATCTAAAAATCACAGTGGCCGCCCATCCTTTCTTTGAAGTCCAAGGGGCTGATATTTATTGCCAAGTTCCCCTCAGTCCCAGTGAAGCTGTTTTGGGGGGCTCTATCGAAATTCCGACCATTGATGGGTTAGTAAAAATGACTGTGCCCAAGGGGGTCAAGCCAGGCCAAAGATTGAGATTAGCCAACAAAGGTTATCCGCGTAGCTCGGGTAATCGGGGCGATCAGTTGGTGGAGGTACAGTTGGTTTTACCGCCAGAAATCACCGAAGAAGAGAAAGCGCTATATGAAAAATTACGGGAAGTAGAAAGTTTTAACCCCCGCAAAAATATCTACCAGTATTCCTAA
- the dnaK_3 gene encoding DnaK protein encodes MGRVVGIDLGTTNSVVAVMEGSKPLVIANSEGARTTPSVVGFNKDGELLVGQMARRQAVLNPQNTYYGVKRFMGRRYSELNPDSKQVPYTIRRTEEDTIKIRCPRLRQEFAPEEISAKIIRRLADEAERYLGEPITGAVITVPAYFNDTQRQATRDAGRIAGLEVLRIINEPTAAALAYGLEQKESSSILVFDLGGGTFDVSVLEVGDGVFEVKATSGDTQLGGNDFDKKIVDWLAEQFLEAENIDLRKDRQSLQRLTEAAEKAKIELSGVTVTEINLPFITATEEGPKHIETQLDRATFESLCGDLVSRLRRPIKRALQDAGISPVQIREVVLVGGSTRIPMVQGLVRSFIDREPNQNVNPDEVVAVGAAIQAGILGGEVKDILLLDVTPLSLGLETIGGVTKKLIPRNTTIPVRRSDIFSTGENNQTVVEIHALQGEREMAQGNKSLGRFKLTGIPPAPRGVPQIQVSFDIDANGILQVSARDKTTGREQSITIQGSSTLTDSEVNRMMRDAEQFAQEDRERREKVEKRNRAKALTDQASRRLKEVTLDFGSQFASYYRRRIESLSQEILESLKQNDDRRLDRAQADLQDALYELNREVRLQYDKEGDDSFFSTIKKTLIGDDEEDSYYDSRSTYRPGVDYSPQRGYGAPQDNYDYGPRPPQRPQPTRNYDYRAVPPRQNYGGDRPMDDRYSNGTPPRRPPEPRAPRPTSRDPYEQRNVSRKYYSQGQGRNIPYENDWDEDDEWF; translated from the coding sequence ATGGGTAGAGTAGTCGGCATCGATCTCGGAACCACCAATTCCGTCGTTGCAGTGATGGAAGGCAGTAAACCCCTTGTCATTGCCAATTCCGAAGGAGCTAGAACCACCCCCTCCGTTGTGGGCTTTAACAAAGATGGCGAACTGCTTGTGGGACAAATGGCCCGCCGCCAAGCCGTGCTCAACCCCCAAAATACCTATTACGGCGTTAAACGTTTCATGGGACGCCGCTACAGCGAACTCAACCCCGACTCCAAGCAAGTTCCTTACACCATCCGCCGTACCGAAGAAGACACAATTAAAATTCGCTGTCCCCGGCTGCGCCAAGAATTTGCCCCCGAAGAAATTTCTGCCAAAATTATCCGCCGTCTCGCCGACGAAGCAGAACGCTATCTAGGGGAACCAATCACAGGGGCAGTGATTACGGTTCCTGCCTACTTTAATGACACCCAGCGCCAAGCAACCAGGGATGCAGGCCGCATTGCTGGCTTAGAAGTTTTACGAATTATCAACGAACCTACTGCCGCTGCCCTCGCCTATGGCTTAGAGCAAAAAGAAAGCTCCTCAATCCTGGTCTTTGACCTGGGAGGTGGCACCTTTGATGTGTCTGTTCTGGAAGTGGGTGATGGGGTCTTTGAAGTCAAAGCCACCAGCGGTGATACCCAGCTCGGTGGTAACGATTTTGATAAAAAAATTGTTGATTGGCTCGCCGAGCAGTTCCTTGAGGCCGAAAATATTGATCTCCGTAAAGACCGTCAATCTTTACAACGGCTCACCGAAGCAGCGGAAAAAGCAAAAATCGAACTCTCTGGTGTCACTGTCACAGAAATCAATCTTCCTTTTATTACCGCCACCGAGGAAGGGCCAAAACACATTGAAACCCAGCTGGACCGCGCCACCTTTGAAAGCCTATGCGGTGATTTAGTCAGTCGTCTGCGTCGCCCCATTAAGCGGGCCCTCCAGGACGCCGGTATTAGCCCTGTGCAAATTCGAGAAGTGGTGCTCGTGGGCGGTTCGACGAGGATTCCGATGGTACAAGGGTTAGTACGGAGTTTCATTGATCGCGAGCCGAACCAAAATGTCAATCCCGATGAAGTCGTTGCCGTCGGTGCGGCAATCCAAGCAGGTATCCTCGGTGGTGAAGTAAAGGATATTTTGTTGCTCGATGTGACCCCCCTCTCCCTGGGCTTGGAAACCATTGGTGGGGTGACGAAAAAGCTGATTCCCCGGAACACGACGATCCCCGTGCGCCGCTCTGATATTTTTTCGACGGGAGAAAATAACCAAACTGTCGTGGAAATCCATGCGCTCCAGGGAGAGCGGGAAATGGCCCAGGGGAATAAATCTCTCGGTCGGTTTAAGCTCACTGGCATTCCCCCGGCCCCCAGAGGTGTGCCCCAAATCCAGGTGTCTTTTGATATCGATGCCAATGGCATTTTGCAGGTGTCGGCACGGGATAAGACCACGGGCCGGGAGCAAAGTATCACCATTCAAGGCTCTTCGACCTTAACAGACAGTGAAGTGAACCGGATGATGCGGGATGCGGAACAGTTTGCCCAGGAAGACCGGGAACGACGGGAAAAAGTTGAAAAGCGCAACCGGGCCAAGGCACTCACCGACCAAGCTTCCCGGCGCCTGAAGGAAGTGACCCTCGATTTTGGCAGTCAGTTTGCTAGTTATTATCGTCGCCGCATTGAAAGCTTATCCCAGGAAATTTTAGAGAGTCTCAAGCAGAATGACGATCGCCGCCTTGATCGGGCCCAAGCTGATCTCCAGGATGCGCTCTATGAGCTAAACCGGGAAGTGCGCTTGCAATATGACAAGGAAGGAGATGATTCTTTCTTTAGTACGATCAAGAAAACGTTGATTGGGGATGATGAGGAGGATTCTTACTATGATTCTCGTTCTACCTACCGACCTGGTGTAGATTATTCGCCCCAGCGGGGTTATGGGGCGCCCCAAGACAATTATGATTATGGTCCCCGTCCGCCCCAAAGACCGCAACCGACGCGCAATTATGATTATCGTGCGGTGCCGCCCCGACAAAACTATGGGGGCGATCGCCCCATGGATGACCGCTATAGCAATGGCACACCGCCCCGTCGCCCCCCCGAACCCCGGGCGCCCCGGCCCACCAGCCGCGACCCTTACGAGCAGCGCAATGTGTCCCGCAAATACTATAGCCAGGGCCAAGGGCGGAACATCCCCTACGAAAATGATTGGGATGAAGATGATGAATGGTTCTAG
- a CDS encoding TPR domain containing protein, producing the protein MKISSLPWVLLGSALLFWPQGMPTVAETPDAPEVSAIQRYNAGVEALTQGDFQGAIAEFSAAIDLDATDPEAFYNRGYSYHVLGDYQTAFEDYSQAIQLKPEFADAYGNRCYAAYLLSNYQQAIADCDQAIILNSTNPDFFINRGNAYDDLALQAKSANQLQQANGHHARAIADYNAALTLRPNYPKALYNRALAHNRFENHSAALQDYTASLAGNPEFAEAYYNRAITHYRLGNLDQAIADMERAAILFGQQGHTTYQTQAEQILEQLQAQP; encoded by the coding sequence ATGAAAATTAGCAGCTTACCTTGGGTGCTTTTGGGTAGTGCCCTCCTTTTTTGGCCCCAGGGCATGCCCACGGTTGCCGAAACCCCCGATGCTCCAGAAGTCAGTGCTATTCAACGCTATAACGCCGGCGTTGAGGCCCTCACCCAGGGAGATTTCCAGGGGGCGATCGCCGAATTTTCTGCGGCCATTGACCTCGATGCTACGGACCCAGAGGCTTTTTATAACCGGGGCTATAGCTACCATGTTTTAGGCGATTACCAGACCGCCTTTGAAGACTATAGTCAGGCGATCCAACTGAAGCCTGAATTTGCCGATGCCTATGGGAACCGTTGCTATGCGGCCTATCTCCTCAGCAATTATCAACAGGCGATCGCTGACTGCGACCAAGCGATTATCTTAAACAGTACCAATCCCGACTTTTTCATTAACCGGGGGAATGCCTACGATGATCTCGCTCTCCAGGCAAAAAGTGCCAATCAGCTACAACAGGCCAACGGTCACCATGCCCGGGCGATCGCCGACTATAATGCCGCCCTCACCCTCCGGCCCAACTACCCCAAAGCCCTCTACAATCGTGCCCTCGCCCACAACCGCTTCGAGAATCACAGTGCGGCCCTCCAGGACTACACCGCTAGCCTGGCAGGAAATCCTGAATTTGCCGAAGCTTATTACAACCGCGCCATCACCCACTACAGATTAGGAAATCTCGACCAGGCGATCGCCGACATGGAACGGGCGGCCATCCTCTTTGGTCAACAGGGCCATACCACTTACCAGACCCAGGCAGAACAAATTCTTGAGCAGCTCCAAGCCCAACCCTGA